Proteins encoded in a region of the Flavobacterium sp. PMTSA4 genome:
- a CDS encoding NAD-dependent epimerase/dehydratase family protein gives MTILVTGAAGFIGYHLCEKLIKQGHKIVGLDNINGYYDINLKMARLNQLGVTDIFEHKISKSKIHGDNFHFIKLNLEDQVHLPLLFKQYSFDVVCNLAAQAGVRYSIEDPMVYVESNIVGFMNLLECMRHNDVKKLVYASSSSVYGNSDKVPFEVTDNVDAPISLYAATKKTNELMAHTYSHLFKIQTIGLRFFTVYGPWGRPDMAMFLFTDAIINNKPIQVFNNGELYRDFTYIEDIVNGIIATLTQTKEKNNYSLYNIGNSHPIKLLDFILEIEKGIGKEAIKKMCPMQPGDVRSTWADVEGLKNDFDYRPKTNIQEGIKEFVMWYRKYYNQ, from the coding sequence ATGACTATTTTAGTTACGGGTGCTGCTGGATTTATTGGATACCATTTGTGTGAAAAATTGATAAAGCAAGGACACAAAATTGTTGGACTCGACAATATAAATGGATACTACGATATAAACCTGAAAATGGCCAGATTAAACCAATTAGGGGTAACGGATATTTTCGAGCACAAAATTTCAAAAAGTAAAATTCACGGAGATAACTTTCATTTCATAAAGTTAAATTTAGAAGACCAGGTACATTTACCACTGCTATTCAAACAATACAGTTTTGATGTGGTCTGTAATTTAGCAGCACAGGCAGGCGTTCGTTACAGCATTGAAGATCCTATGGTGTACGTAGAAAGTAATATTGTTGGGTTTATGAATTTATTGGAGTGTATGCGACATAACGACGTAAAGAAGTTGGTGTATGCAAGCAGTTCAAGTGTATACGGCAATAGCGACAAAGTTCCTTTTGAGGTAACAGACAATGTTGATGCACCCATCAGTTTATATGCAGCTACAAAAAAAACTAATGAATTAATGGCACATACTTACAGCCATCTTTTCAAAATTCAAACCATTGGACTGCGGTTTTTTACAGTTTATGGGCCATGGGGAAGACCAGATATGGCTATGTTTTTGTTTACAGATGCAATTATTAATAATAAACCAATTCAGGTGTTCAACAACGGTGAATTATATCGAGATTTTACATATATTGAGGATATTGTAAATGGAATTATAGCAACATTAACCCAAACAAAAGAAAAAAATAACTATTCGCTCTACAATATAGGAAATAGTCACCCCATAAAACTATTAGATTTTATTTTAGAGATAGAAAAAGGCATTGGAAAAGAAGCAATCAAAAAGATGTGTCCAATGCAACCCGGAGACGTAAGGAGTACTTGGGCTGATGTTGAAGGACTAAAGAATGATTTTGATTACAGACCAAAAACAAATATTCAAGAGGGAATTAAGGAGTTTGTTATGTGGTATAGAAAATATTATAATCAGTAA
- a CDS encoding acyltransferase family protein, with translation MSDKPIYFSGLNGLRAIAAIAVVISHTTVALKSFNLNPYILGVSNFGKPMVLSLAPYGVSMFFCLSGFLITYLLLAEKKVSSISIKKFYMRRLLRIWPLYYLYIFIVILVMIIYGLSVDINSLLFYMFFSANIVAFFRPGLLLLTHYWSLGVEEQFYLFWPWIIKKLDKYLVIFCATSIIFLIGLKLCLHVFFSNSILERFLHITRFQSMIIGGLGAILFFKKNNYFLKLFNNKIIQSLAWLVILLSAVNSFHIASVIDQEIISFVALILIIGQIKITNRIINLENKFFDYLGKISYGIYIIHPLLIFLLSKFIFFKNKLIINYFIIYFLVLLLTIIISDLSFRYFEKFFMNLKKKFVIVNSSSSKP, from the coding sequence ATGAGTGACAAACCTATATATTTTTCGGGACTTAATGGTTTAAGAGCAATTGCAGCAATTGCTGTGGTTATATCCCATACAACAGTAGCCCTTAAATCATTCAATTTAAATCCTTATATTTTAGGTGTTTCTAATTTTGGAAAACCAATGGTTTTAAGTCTTGCACCCTATGGAGTAAGTATGTTTTTTTGTTTAAGTGGTTTTTTGATTACCTATTTATTATTAGCTGAAAAAAAAGTAAGTTCAATAAGTATTAAAAAGTTTTATATGAGAAGATTGTTGCGTATCTGGCCACTATACTACTTATATATATTTATAGTTATATTAGTAATGATTATTTATGGGCTTAGTGTTGATATTAATTCATTATTATTTTATATGTTTTTTTCTGCGAATATTGTTGCTTTTTTTAGGCCTGGATTATTATTGTTAACTCATTATTGGTCTTTGGGAGTAGAAGAACAGTTTTATTTGTTTTGGCCTTGGATTATAAAAAAATTGGATAAATATTTAGTAATTTTTTGTGCAACATCAATAATTTTTTTAATTGGTCTAAAACTTTGTCTTCATGTTTTTTTTTCTAATTCTATATTAGAAAGATTTTTACATATTACAAGATTTCAATCAATGATTATAGGTGGTCTTGGTGCTATTTTATTTTTTAAAAAAAATAATTATTTTCTAAAACTTTTTAATAATAAAATAATTCAATCATTAGCTTGGCTTGTGATTTTATTATCTGCAGTAAATAGTTTTCATATTGCCTCAGTTATTGATCAAGAGATTATTAGTTTTGTTGCCTTAATTCTAATAATTGGGCAAATAAAAATTACAAATAGAATTATTAATTTAGAAAATAAGTTTTTTGATTATCTTGGAAAAATTTCTTACGGTATTTATATTATACATCCTTTGTTGATTTTTTTATTATCTAAATTTATTTTTTTTAAAAATAAATTAATAATAAACTATTTTATAATTTATTTTTTGGTTCTTCTTTTAACAATTATCATTTCAGATTTGTCTTTTAGATATTTTGAAAAATTCTTTATGAATTTAAAAAAGAAGTTTGTTATAGTTAATAGTTCATCATCAAAGCCATAA
- a CDS encoding lipopolysaccharide biosynthesis protein: MSLNSATKKNVKWSFIETISLKLISFILSIILARLLSPSDFGLLAIINVFYLLTVLFIDGGLKEALIQKKDATNIDFSTMFWLNIFKGIFFYVLLFFLAPFIEEFYTYQNLAFYIRIQALSLIIESFGIIQIVKATKELNLKKITVARIPASLISFFVGIYMAFMGYGIMSLIIQQLVNVGIYAILLMYSIRYKPEFKFSIPSLRVLYSFGLKILAVSYISRVYVQSLNLVYGYYFKVSELGLFTKTKSLQGVPIEMIDTTFSKGLYPTMIKIQEHNRLLKKMFLFNVRRLTFLMVLINGILFFNGLEIITILLGPKWIEAVPFVKIAAVGSLFSPINTQVVSIFKAKGKPGFILKLEMIWKIVVLTLIIFLATFAHFQQILWMVVIINSIMGIVYLFYCSKLIEFQFKKEMKLIFFLFVWYYITGFMISEFSRVYLYEIQNVFKIIFFIVLYSVSGYLFGLRVKEFNLIKMIKFV; this comes from the coding sequence TTGAGTTTAAATAGCGCGACAAAAAAAAATGTTAAATGGTCTTTTATTGAGACAATTAGTTTAAAGTTAATCAGCTTTATATTAAGTATTATTTTAGCACGTTTATTATCGCCTTCTGATTTCGGGTTGCTAGCTATTATCAATGTGTTCTATTTATTAACCGTATTATTTATTGATGGAGGGCTTAAAGAAGCTTTAATTCAAAAAAAAGACGCCACAAATATTGATTTTTCGACAATGTTTTGGTTGAACATTTTCAAGGGAATCTTTTTTTATGTACTCTTGTTTTTTCTTGCCCCGTTTATTGAAGAATTTTATACTTATCAGAACTTAGCTTTTTACATCAGAATACAAGCCTTATCATTAATAATTGAATCATTTGGTATTATTCAAATAGTTAAAGCAACTAAGGAACTTAATTTGAAAAAAATTACGGTTGCTAGGATACCAGCGTCTTTAATAAGTTTTTTTGTTGGAATCTATATGGCATTTATGGGTTACGGAATCATGTCATTAATAATTCAGCAATTGGTTAACGTAGGTATTTATGCAATATTACTAATGTATTCCATTCGATACAAACCTGAGTTTAAATTTAGTATTCCATCTCTTCGAGTTTTATATAGTTTTGGTTTAAAAATATTGGCAGTATCATATATTAGCAGAGTTTATGTACAATCTCTTAATTTAGTGTATGGATATTATTTCAAGGTAAGCGAGTTAGGTTTATTTACTAAAACAAAAAGTTTGCAAGGGGTACCAATTGAAATGATTGATACAACTTTTTCTAAAGGTCTTTATCCAACAATGATAAAAATTCAGGAGCACAATAGACTTCTAAAAAAAATGTTTTTATTTAATGTGAGGAGATTGACATTTTTAATGGTACTGATAAATGGAATACTTTTTTTCAACGGTTTGGAAATAATAACAATTTTGTTGGGACCAAAATGGATAGAAGCAGTTCCTTTTGTAAAGATAGCAGCAGTCGGAAGTCTTTTCTCTCCTATAAACACACAAGTTGTTAGTATTTTTAAGGCAAAGGGAAAACCTGGATTCATATTAAAATTAGAAATGATTTGGAAAATTGTAGTGTTGACACTAATAATATTTTTAGCCACTTTCGCTCATTTCCAACAAATACTTTGGATGGTGGTAATCATAAATAGCATTATGGGTATAGTGTATTTGTTTTATTGCAGTAAACTAATTGAATTTCAATTTAAAAAAGAAATGAAACTAATATTTTTTTTATTTGTATGGTATTACATCACGGGGTTTATGATAAGTGAATTTTCAAGAGTATATTTGTATGAAATACAAAATGTTTTTAAAATTATTTTTTTTATAGTCTTGTATTCAGTTTCAGGTTATTTATTTGGATTGAGAGTAAAAGAATTCAATTTAATTAAAATGATAAAATTTGTTTGA
- a CDS encoding cytidylyltransferase domain-containing protein, whose product MSNVKSTAFIIQARMGSSRLPNKMMLPFYDNKGILELLIEKINQFNNSNRYKIILATSTNHRDNQLAEIAQNNGLLVYKGSEEDVLARFVGAAETFGVDKIIRVCADNPFLDVNELERILTLVNEHEDYDYISFQINGIPSIKTHFGFWVEFTRIEALKKVASLTNDKFYHEHVTNFIYENPNLFKIKWINTMESLNQRKDIRMTMDTMEDYNNLKELYKQLYFEYKRIPSLEKIISYVDQNTIFKQKMITEINNNSK is encoded by the coding sequence ATGAGTAATGTTAAATCTACAGCGTTTATAATTCAAGCAAGAATGGGCTCCTCCAGATTGCCAAATAAGATGATGTTACCCTTCTATGATAACAAAGGGATTTTGGAGCTCTTAATTGAAAAAATAAATCAGTTCAACAACTCAAATAGGTATAAAATAATTTTAGCAACTTCTACAAATCATAGAGACAATCAATTAGCAGAAATTGCTCAAAATAATGGACTTCTTGTTTACAAAGGAAGTGAAGAAGACGTATTAGCTCGTTTTGTTGGCGCAGCAGAAACATTTGGTGTCGATAAAATAATAAGAGTTTGTGCAGACAATCCTTTTTTAGATGTAAATGAATTAGAGCGTATACTTACACTTGTAAACGAACATGAAGATTATGATTATATAAGTTTTCAAATTAATGGCATTCCAAGTATAAAAACGCATTTTGGGTTTTGGGTGGAATTTACGAGAATTGAAGCACTAAAAAAAGTAGCTTCGCTTACAAATGATAAGTTTTATCATGAACACGTAACCAATTTCATTTATGAAAACCCAAATTTATTTAAAATTAAATGGATTAATACTATGGAAAGCTTGAATCAAAGAAAGGATATCAGAATGACTATGGATACTATGGAGGATTATAATAATCTAAAAGAATTGTACAAGCAATTATATTTTGAATACAAAAGAATACCTTCCTTGGAGAAAATTATTAGTTATGTAGATCAGAACACTATATTTAAACAAAAAATGATTACTGAAATAAATAACAACTCTAAATGA
- a CDS encoding N-acetylneuraminate synthase family protein: MNGINKNGVYIIGEIGQNHNGSVDIAKLIVELVSRPVIEKEFNLELKPMNAVKLTKRDLKEELTDSQMNRIYDSPNSFGKTYGEHREFLELNDEEHFEVYKYSKSKGLDFVETLCSKGCLSLLKLFTPDYLKVASRDLTNLPLLSAMAETKIPIIVSTGMAGRKELDDALNTIGHYHNNIGILHCVSEYPTHPDNVNLNTITYLKKNYSQYVIGFSDHTIGISAPVVAVGMGAQIIEKHITIDRNMKGTDQAGSLGPDGVYRMLRDIRVTERSLGVEDIYIEKNVINAKNKLERSIATNIELKEGDIIKEEHLHLLSPGDGFKWSQKNEIIGKKVKKNIPVNELIYPKLIE; this comes from the coding sequence ATGAATGGAATTAATAAAAATGGGGTATACATCATAGGAGAAATTGGTCAAAATCATAACGGTTCAGTGGATATTGCAAAATTAATAGTTGAATTAGTTTCAAGACCAGTCATTGAAAAGGAGTTTAATTTGGAACTAAAACCAATGAATGCTGTTAAATTGACGAAAAGAGATTTGAAGGAGGAACTTACAGATTCGCAAATGAATAGAATTTACGATTCCCCTAACTCATTTGGGAAAACATATGGTGAACACAGAGAGTTTCTTGAACTAAATGATGAGGAACATTTTGAGGTTTATAAGTATTCCAAGTCAAAGGGATTAGACTTTGTGGAAACATTGTGTTCAAAGGGATGTTTGTCGCTTTTAAAGTTGTTCACTCCAGACTATCTAAAAGTGGCAAGTAGAGATTTAACAAATTTACCTTTGCTTTCTGCAATGGCAGAAACTAAAATTCCTATTATTGTTTCTACAGGGATGGCAGGTAGAAAGGAATTGGACGATGCGCTAAACACTATCGGTCATTACCACAATAACATAGGAATTTTACATTGTGTTTCGGAATACCCAACCCATCCGGATAATGTCAATTTAAATACCATCACCTATTTGAAAAAAAATTATAGCCAGTACGTTATTGGATTTTCAGACCACACTATTGGTATTTCAGCACCAGTAGTCGCTGTGGGTATGGGAGCCCAAATAATTGAAAAACACATTACGATTGATCGAAATATGAAAGGAACAGATCAAGCAGGTTCTTTAGGTCCAGACGGAGTATACCGTATGTTAAGAGATATAAGAGTTACAGAGCGTTCTCTAGGTGTAGAAGATATTTATATTGAAAAAAATGTTATTAACGCAAAAAATAAACTGGAGCGTTCAATAGCTACTAATATTGAATTAAAAGAAGGCGATATTATAAAAGAAGAACACTTACACTTATTGAGCCCTGGAGATGGTTTCAAATGGAGTCAAAAAAATGAAATAATTGGAAAAAAAGTGAAGAAGAATATACCTGTAAATGAGCTTATTTATCCCAAATTAATAGAGTAG
- a CDS encoding serine O-acetyltransferase, translated as MIFDENECGKIIKELFEKYYFTIETELTFDDFELYNKCIEIFKFDYFRYYNNYDLKIQNIFLRIELIGILLYRIANQYHKIGKDNIAIHYSNLGRLISGFEIYFSSDIGKGLKVNHGLGTVIGARVIIGENALIHQNVTLGDKAGGRPVLKNNVIVYAGAKILGAIVCGNNSIIGANSVCLIDVPENSSVVGIPGKIYKKK; from the coding sequence ATGATATTTGATGAAAATGAATGTGGTAAAATAATAAAAGAATTATTTGAAAAATATTATTTTACTATCGAAACAGAGCTTACTTTTGATGATTTTGAATTGTACAATAAATGTATAGAGATTTTTAAATTCGACTATTTTAGATATTATAATAATTATGATTTAAAAATTCAAAATATTTTTTTGAGAATTGAGCTGATTGGTATTCTGCTTTACAGAATAGCCAATCAATATCACAAAATAGGGAAAGATAACATAGCGATTCATTACAGTAATTTAGGAAGATTAATTTCAGGTTTTGAAATTTATTTTTCTTCAGATATTGGCAAAGGACTCAAAGTGAATCATGGATTAGGAACCGTGATTGGAGCTAGGGTAATTATTGGTGAAAATGCACTGATACATCAGAACGTTACACTAGGCGATAAAGCTGGAGGCAGACCTGTTTTAAAGAATAATGTAATTGTTTATGCAGGAGCAAAAATCTTAGGAGCTATTGTATGTGGTAACAATTCAATAATTGGGGCCAACAGCGTTTGTTTAATTGATGTGCCTGAAAACTCTTCTGTGGTAGGAATACCAGGAAAAATTTATAAAAAGAAATGA
- a CDS encoding KdsC family phosphatase, producing the protein MKLPKLIITDIDGVWTDGGMYYDQHGNELKKFNTYDSAGVLYAKILKIPVVIITGEDTQIVKKRADKLKIEHLFQGVKDKVAIVQKLTTDLQISFEDCAFIGDDINDVKLLELVGFSAAPKNAAVYIKKRVHYITKLKGGKGAFRDFVEHILAENNMLEIVINEAVKGFEKPV; encoded by the coding sequence ATGAAATTACCAAAATTAATTATTACAGATATTGACGGTGTTTGGACAGATGGAGGGATGTATTACGACCAGCATGGAAATGAATTAAAAAAATTCAACACCTATGATAGCGCTGGTGTTTTATATGCAAAGATTCTAAAAATTCCAGTGGTGATTATTACAGGTGAAGATACCCAAATTGTAAAAAAAAGAGCGGATAAACTAAAAATTGAGCATCTTTTTCAAGGAGTAAAAGATAAGGTAGCAATTGTTCAAAAACTAACAACAGATTTACAAATTTCTTTTGAAGATTGTGCTTTTATTGGCGACGATATAAATGATGTCAAACTATTAGAATTAGTGGGTTTTAGTGCAGCCCCAAAAAACGCAGCAGTATACATAAAAAAACGAGTGCATTACATAACGAAATTAAAAGGAGGTAAAGGTGCCTTTCGAGATTTTGTGGAGCATATTTTAGCAGAAAACAATATGTTAGAAATAGTAATTAATGAAGCTGTAAAGGGTTTTGAAAAACCGGTTTAA
- a CDS encoding surface carbohydrate biosynthesis protein, with translation MNILLPIETINRELDFKIVLASLLADKKNKIYIGQHDFLMSLLPKMQGGIYIGKNIFHKRAELENGEIYKRLKDNKIDVIYIHEEGAVFPGQEEDWKRIIQEQYSLKYFDKNDLVLQWGDFQKEFDEMRNNSLKMVTTGHPRFDLYKPKWNLLFKEEIDKIKSEFNDFILINGNYLANHGLGEKYLFSNNGGYKVEDINSRMKRVKYYTYNSKQLVSMVELTHELAVKFPELNFVYRPHPSENHEYYKQVFKGVSNIIVKHQGAVTPWILASMAIIHDGCTTALEATLASKPVINYKIELKEEFDIWLPNQMGVRAVTIDQVFKYIDDIREGKLVNNPDSVADVVKNLMFNFENDSYDAFVKEVKIEIAKKELTKQISPSAFYIWKTFFSRKIKFFLYTIFKVSKRKEIEYHKIKFYGFDKRKVEEKFNLVSKIIHKKVEVKIHNPYLIQIENE, from the coding sequence ATGAATATACTTTTACCTATTGAAACTATAAATAGAGAATTAGATTTTAAAATTGTTTTAGCCTCATTATTGGCTGATAAAAAAAATAAAATTTACATAGGGCAGCATGATTTTTTGATGTCTTTACTACCAAAAATGCAAGGAGGCATCTATATTGGTAAAAATATTTTTCATAAAAGAGCCGAGCTAGAAAATGGTGAAATTTACAAAAGATTAAAAGACAATAAAATTGATGTGATATACATCCATGAGGAAGGTGCAGTGTTTCCAGGACAAGAAGAGGACTGGAAAAGAATCATTCAAGAACAATATTCTTTAAAATATTTTGACAAAAATGACCTTGTTTTACAATGGGGAGATTTTCAAAAAGAGTTTGATGAAATGAGGAATAATTCTCTTAAGATGGTTACAACAGGTCACCCTAGATTTGATTTGTACAAACCCAAATGGAATCTTTTATTCAAAGAAGAAATAGACAAAATAAAAAGCGAATTCAATGATTTTATATTAATTAACGGAAATTATTTAGCCAATCACGGTTTAGGTGAAAAATACTTGTTTTCAAATAATGGCGGTTATAAAGTAGAAGACATTAACAGTAGGATGAAAAGAGTTAAATACTATACTTATAACTCCAAACAATTGGTTTCTATGGTGGAATTAACACATGAGCTAGCAGTGAAGTTTCCAGAACTTAATTTTGTTTACAGACCACATCCTTCAGAAAATCATGAGTATTATAAACAGGTATTTAAGGGAGTATCAAACATTATTGTTAAACATCAGGGTGCCGTTACGCCTTGGATTTTAGCTTCCATGGCTATTATTCATGACGGTTGTACTACAGCTTTGGAGGCAACGTTAGCATCAAAACCAGTAATTAATTATAAAATAGAATTAAAAGAAGAATTTGACATTTGGTTACCCAATCAAATGGGAGTAAGAGCAGTAACTATCGACCAGGTATTTAAATACATTGATGACATCAGGGAAGGAAAATTAGTCAATAATCCAGATTCCGTAGCTGATGTAGTAAAAAATTTAATGTTTAACTTTGAAAATGATAGTTATGATGCTTTTGTGAAGGAAGTTAAAATAGAAATAGCAAAAAAAGAGCTTACAAAGCAAATCTCGCCTTCTGCATTTTATATTTGGAAAACGTTCTTTTCAAGAAAAATTAAGTTTTTCCTCTACACTATTTTTAAAGTTTCGAAAAGAAAAGAAATAGAATATCATAAAATAAAGTTTTATGGATTTGATAAAAGAAAGGTGGAAGAAAAATTCAATTTAGTGTCTAAAATAATACACAAAAAGGTAGAAGTTAAAATTCATAATCCTTATTTAATTCAAATTGAGAATGAATAA
- a CDS encoding glycosyltransferase family 2 protein, protein MNNPLVSVIIPTYKRSDFLIRALESVLKQTYSPIEIIVVDDNDGDNEFRLATAENIKSYIEKNLIQYYKHDFNKGLPAARNTGISHANGEFIAFLDDDDEFLPDKTRLQVDCFLNNNSNVGLVYGSFIRFETDSNTERIIRPKHAGDLQTVLGLNHIGPPSMVMCRKEAVVKVNGFDGSFRSREDIEFYYRIAKYYEVEYVSDIIMKYYIHPNTMSKIHADKLLYMVRFIDKFNDELKKPKARWSEIQERLGELYAVNNKRQKAFKTLLNAYINNPKRVSILIKAILAVLGDKIYKKIRNVV, encoded by the coding sequence ATGAATAATCCGTTAGTTTCTGTAATTATTCCAACATACAAACGCTCCGATTTTTTAATTCGTGCTTTGGAGTCAGTTTTAAAACAAACGTATAGCCCAATTGAAATTATTGTTGTAGATGATAATGACGGAGATAATGAATTTAGATTGGCAACTGCTGAAAATATAAAATCCTACATTGAAAAAAACCTTATACAATATTATAAACATGATTTTAATAAAGGACTACCAGCAGCCAGAAATACAGGAATAAGTCATGCTAACGGTGAATTTATTGCGTTTTTAGATGATGATGATGAATTTTTGCCAGATAAGACAAGATTACAAGTAGATTGTTTTTTGAACAATAACTCTAATGTAGGATTAGTTTATGGCAGCTTTATCCGATTTGAAACAGATTCAAATACAGAGAGAATCATTCGCCCTAAACATGCTGGAGATTTACAAACTGTATTAGGTTTAAACCACATTGGTCCACCTTCTATGGTAATGTGTAGAAAAGAAGCAGTTGTAAAAGTAAATGGATTTGATGGATCATTTCGTTCAAGAGAAGATATCGAATTTTATTATCGTATTGCAAAATATTATGAAGTTGAATATGTTTCTGATATAATTATGAAATATTATATTCATCCGAATACGATGAGTAAAATTCATGCTGATAAACTTTTATATATGGTTCGTTTTATAGACAAATTTAATGATGAATTAAAAAAACCAAAAGCTCGTTGGAGTGAAATTCAAGAACGATTAGGGGAATTATATGCAGTTAACAATAAGCGACAAAAGGCATTTAAAACCCTGTTGAATGCTTACATAAATAATCCTAAACGAGTTTCTATCTTAATTAAAGCCATACTTGCTGTATTAGGCGATAAAATTTATAAAAAAATAAGAAATGTTGTTTGA
- a CDS encoding glycosyltransferase, translating into MIVFFLPDLRAGGAERVMLNVLLKYHLAFPEESVVLLLGKKEGPLLAEIPSTIPIYSLEASNATRSIRPLIRFCKKHHPKVVFSTLGSALAASIAKNFVSSKIIFINRIGNTIGAEKMLIDNRIKRALYLLANKIIAKNSDHILFQCKYMVEDFIFETGMQPKKYNYIYNPVQIDRIEKLIFEEVKETYTFISVGRLNPQKDYETLLKSCVILKERNIKFKLGIIGEGPLKKDLQEKIKVLNLEDCVHLIGFLPNPYPYMKEAKYLVSSSLYEGFSNVIIESLCLGTPVIATNCPGGNAEVLVEGKNGFLCNVNDAEDLASIMEKGINESDKFDNKNIANDAKVLFNMETIFKQYVKVLKNNIE; encoded by the coding sequence ATGATTGTTTTTTTTCTACCCGATTTAAGAGCTGGTGGGGCTGAGCGTGTAATGCTGAATGTATTACTTAAATACCATTTAGCTTTTCCAGAGGAAAGTGTTGTCCTCTTGCTAGGTAAAAAAGAAGGACCTTTATTGGCTGAAATACCATCTACAATACCAATATATAGTTTGGAAGCTTCCAATGCAACCAGATCAATCCGACCTTTAATAAGATTTTGTAAAAAACACCATCCTAAAGTTGTTTTCAGCACTTTAGGTTCTGCATTAGCAGCTAGTATTGCTAAAAATTTTGTTTCTTCAAAAATTATTTTTATCAATAGAATTGGTAATACGATTGGAGCTGAAAAAATGTTAATCGATAATAGAATAAAGAGAGCATTATATTTGTTGGCTAATAAAATAATCGCAAAAAACTCAGACCACATTTTATTTCAATGTAAATACATGGTAGAGGACTTTATTTTTGAAACGGGTATGCAACCAAAAAAATACAATTATATCTATAATCCAGTTCAAATTGATAGAATAGAAAAATTAATTTTTGAAGAAGTAAAAGAAACATATACTTTTATCTCTGTTGGCAGACTAAATCCACAAAAAGATTATGAAACATTACTAAAAAGTTGTGTGATTTTAAAAGAAAGAAATATTAAGTTCAAATTAGGTATAATAGGAGAAGGACCTTTAAAGAAAGATTTGCAGGAGAAAATAAAGGTGTTGAATTTAGAGGATTGTGTGCACTTAATAGGTTTCCTACCAAATCCATATCCTTATATGAAAGAAGCTAAGTATCTAGTTTCTTCTTCACTTTATGAAGGTTTTTCCAATGTTATTATTGAGAGTTTATGTTTAGGCACACCAGTAATTGCCACAAATTGTCCGGGAGGAAACGCCGAGGTACTTGTAGAGGGCAAAAATGGATTTCTATGTAATGTAAATGACGCTGAAGATTTAGCTTCAATAATGGAGAAAGGCATAAATGAATCAGATAAATTTGATAATAAAAATATTGCCAATGATGCTAAGGTCCTTTTTAATATGGAAACTATCTTTAAACAATATGTTAAAGTTTTAAAAAACAATATAGAATGA
- a CDS encoding HAD-IB family phosphatase produces MKMKNEIALFDVCGTLYHSNTTYDFISFFLKRNARLRYYKYLILKSVLFKPFWKLSIIMKGNNHFNRRVFLSFLKNYNVNFVEKEADVFVKEILNLKINQVIHDELKLHLQKKHKIFLISASIDSVVGAIARNLKVDGFYATKLGITNGVYNGKLEFDMEGQKKAFFEKNFRNYQDNYVYFYSDNKEDINLLLQVNEPIVVCFEKDKKKYWNSHINSSSAKYILK; encoded by the coding sequence ATGAAAATGAAAAATGAAATTGCTCTATTTGATGTTTGTGGGACATTATATCATTCTAATACTACGTATGATTTCATTTCTTTTTTTCTAAAACGAAATGCACGTTTAAGGTATTACAAATATTTAATTTTAAAATCAGTACTATTTAAACCTTTTTGGAAATTATCGATAATCATGAAAGGAAATAATCATTTTAACAGAAGAGTGTTCCTGTCATTTTTGAAAAATTATAATGTGAATTTTGTAGAGAAAGAAGCTGATGTTTTTGTAAAAGAGATACTGAATTTAAAAATAAATCAAGTAATTCACGATGAGCTTAAATTACACCTACAAAAAAAGCATAAAATTTTTTTAATTTCTGCATCAATTGATTCAGTGGTTGGTGCTATTGCGAGAAATTTAAAGGTTGATGGATTTTATGCAACAAAATTAGGCATAACAAATGGAGTTTATAATGGTAAGTTGGAGTTTGACATGGAAGGACAAAAAAAAGCTTTTTTTGAAAAGAATTTCAGAAATTACCAAGATAATTATGTTTACTTTTACTCCGATAATAAAGAGGATATTAACTTGTTGTTACAAGTGAATGAACCTATAGTTGTTTGTTTTGAGAAAGACAAAAAAAAATACTGGAATTCTCATATAAATAGTAGTTCAGCTAAATATATTTTAAAATAA